In Aspergillus flavus chromosome 3, complete sequence, one genomic interval encodes:
- a CDS encoding uncharacterized protein (of unknown function-domain containing protein), giving the protein MEQDRVVLPGFGKPLNDDLPLIEKEGPSKGQRLRFPHALCDNCYSDGVSVRERRMLDFINKITDKPEWARKVFDEDIVGKWRSEACVHSEELNDDYLSTAMFDYCIEELRDKAAYFKDSQMVSVYDSETAIVKSDTAVTPILAESLRSNVRVLEDVPENLKDWHPGSDQTVLDLLHPSLFPLIHGRSRALPYGTVPLDDCARLTGEGELVVPDLYEYGKVVPYKNTSLPQWGNFQWLPSNVEFDKDGTPRIVSYINNLQPRQHKELYGTLERFVAAAIPLWNECLSWDHIRLRIIYRRGQDENDDFFIPDGLTFTPDEDEVDSPEKVRPYTYQEAYEDDDISAIYSFDEWVRENRVFVEKEPDPFRSRRQWEEDSEHRAVNLQAQFATSGLQVIFKLANIHLTPEKPEYEGGTWHIEGAMNEHIVATALYYYDEENITPSHLEFRQALDADDFMYRVPQNEYASTEYFYGIENDNVAVQMLGSVLTKPGRLLAFPNALQHRVQSFKLADATKSGHRKILAIFLVDPYIRILSTANVPPQRKDWWTEEVRKVPPLRSLPLELFNMIIDEVRDFPLSLEEAVEVREALMDERGALIDDANDAIEEVCHNLH; this is encoded by the exons ATGGAACAGGACCGGGTCGTACTTCCCGGCTTCGGTAAACCCCTGAACGATGATTTACCCCTgattgaaaaagaaggccCCTCCAAAGGCCAACGGCTACGATTCCCTCATGCATTGTGCGACAATTGCTATAGTGATGGTGTCTCTGTGAGGGAGCGCCGAATGTTGGACTTTATCAACAAGATCACTGATAAGCCAGAATGGGCGAGGAAGGTCTTTGACGAAGACATTGTGGGCAAATGGCGGAGTGAAGCGTGTGTCCACAGCGAAGAGCTTAATGATGACTATCTATCCACTGCTATGTTTGACTAT TGTATCGAAGAACTTCGCGACAAAGCTGCGTACTTCAAGGACTCTCAGATGGTGTCTGTCTATGACAGTGAGACTGCCATCGTCAAGTCCGATACAGCAGTTACGCCAATCTTGGCTGAGTCACTACGCAGCAATGTGCGTGTCTTGGAGGATGTCCCGGAGAATTTGAAAGATTGGCATCCAGGGTCAGATCAAACGGTGTTGGATTTGCTTCACCCATCGCTGTTTCCTTTAATTCATGGACGGTCTCGCGCGTTGCCTTATGGGACTGTGCCTCTCGATGATTGTGCCCGCCTAACTGGAGAGGGTGAACTAGTTGTCCCTGACTTGTACGAGTACGGGAAAGTAGTCCCGTATAAGAATACCTCACTGCCGCAGTGGGGAAACTTCCAATGGCTCCCATCCAATGTTGAATTTGACAAAGATGGTACCCCCAGGATTGTCAGTTATATCAACAACCTGCAGCCCAGGCAGCATAAGGAGCTCTATGGAACCCTAGAGAGGTTTGTAGCAGCTGCAATCCCCCTTTGGAATGAATGTCTTTCCTGGGATCACATTCGGCTGAGGATTATATACCGGAGAGGACAAGACGAAAACGATGACTTCTTTATTCCCGATGGACTTACCTTCACTccagatgaggatgaagtaGATTCACCCGAGAAGGTCCGGCCTTATACCTACCAAGAGGcctatgaagatgacgatatCAGTGCGATATATAGCTTTGATGAATGGGTCCGGGAAAATCGAGTCTTCGTTGAGAAAGAACCCGATCCATTTCGATCTCGCCGACAATGGGAAGAGGATTCCGAACACCGCGCCGTCAATCTACAAGCACAATTTGCTACCTCTGGGCTGCAAGTTATCTTCAAGCTCGCGAATATCCACCTGACCCCGGAAAAGCCAGAGTACGAGGGCGGTACGTGGCATATCGAAGGGGCGATGAACGAACACATCGTCGCCACAGCTCTCTATTATTATGATGAGGAAAATATTACACCTAGCCATCTCGAGTTTCGGCAAGCTCTGGACGCGGATGATTTCATGTATCGCGTTCCTCAG AATGAATACGCATCCACAGAATACTTCTACGGAATTGAAAACGATAATGTTGCAGTACAAATGCTTGGCAGTGTTTTGACCAAACCCGGCCGATTACTCGCTTTTCCAAATGCTCTACAGCATCGAGTTCAATCGTTCAAACTGGCCGATGCCACAAAGTCTGGCCATCGGAAGATTCTCGCCATATTCTTGGTGGATCCGTATATACGCATACTCTCCACCGCGAACGTGCCTCCGCAGCGCAAGGACTGGTGGACAGAAGAAGTTCGAAAGGTGCCTCCGCTTCGAAGCTTGCCTTTGGAACTGTTTAATATGATTATCGATGAAGTCAGAGACTTTCCACTTAGCTTGGAGGAGGCTGTAGAAGTGAGAGAGGCCCTCATGGATGAGCGAGGAGCACTAATTGACGACGCCAATGATGCGATAGAAGAGGTATGCCATAATCTACATTGA
- a CDS encoding peptidase A4 family-domain-containing protein: MKFTTAIATAILAGSALAAPERGLAARVKARAAGARGSRPLQTVQKPAGVTNKTNVEYSSNWSGAVLENPPSASATYTAVTGTFTVPEPTGGSGSSSASAWVGIDGDTYSEAILQTGVDFTVSNGQASFDAWYEWLPDYAYDFTGIDISAGDVIVAIVESYSSTSGIAIIENQSTGQKVTKELSSSSPLGGINAEWIVEDYEENGSLVDLVDFGTVTFTGAEAKAAGGQTVGLTDATIIEITQNNKVVTDVTIDSDSEVTITYV; the protein is encoded by the exons atgaagttcacTACTGCTATTGCTACTGCAATCCTTGCCGGCAGCGCCCTCGCTGCCCCTGAACGCGGCCTCGCAGCTCGTGTCAAAGCTCGTGCAGCTGGTGCTCGGGGTTCTCGTCCCCTCCAGACTGTCCAGAAGCCAGCAGGCGTGACCAACAAGACGAATGTTGAGTACAGTTCCAACTGGTCCGGCGCTGTCCTGGAGAACCCTCCCTCTGCTTCTGCTACCTACACCGCAGTCACCGGTACCTTCACGGTCCCTGAGCCTACTGGTGGATCCGGCAGTTCTTCTGCTTCGGCGTGGGTGGGTATTGATGGAGACACCTACAGCGAGGCCATCCTCCAGACCGGTGTCGACTTTACTGTGTCAAATGGCCAGGCCTCCTTCGATGCTTGGTACGAGTGGCTGCCCGACTATGCTTATGACTTCACCGGCATCGACATCTCAGCGGGCGATGTGATTGTTGCCATCGTCGAGTCGTACTCCTCCACCAGTGGAATTGCCATCATCGAGAACCAAAGCACTGGCCAGAAGGTCACCAAAGAACTCAGTTCTTCCTCGCCCCTTGGCGGTATCAATGCTGAGTGGATCGTCGAAG attacgAGGAAAATGGCTCTTTGGTTGACCTGGTTGACTTTGGCACCGTTACCTTCACTGGTGCCGAAGCAAAGGCTGCTGGTGGTCAGACTGTCGGTCTGACTGATGCTACCATCATCGAAATCACCCAGAACAATAAGGTTGTGACCGATGTGACCATTGACAGCGACTCCGAGGTTACCATTACCTACGTTTAA
- a CDS encoding NADP-dependent oxidoreductase domain-containing protein — translation MTSHERPHIIFGTAAFGTGSPLAKIQDVETAAPIIVTLQARNVTDVDTARAYPVGSPGAAERLLGELGVPTWANLSTKVNSWAPGTHTAEGIQQSVAQSLEALKTDKVDIMYLHAPDRHTPFEETCRAMDAEYRKGKFARFGISNYTADEVEEIVSICEKHGFVKPSVYQGRYNPIIRSGETQLFPVLRRHGISFYAYSPAAVGLFTGRLSQDPSQLAGSRWDDSTASGKIYHDAYYKPAVIAAAQTVADAGAAAGVSGHALALRWTIYHSALSREHGDAVLIGASSLSQLVQNLDAVDAGPLNEELARLVSNVGDLVGDEAAAYHV, via the exons ATGACTTCACACGAGCGCCCCCATATCATTTTTGGCACCGCAGCCTTTGGAACCGGATCACCACTGGCCAAGATTCAAGATGTGGAAACAGCAGCCCCGATCATTGTCACCCTCCAAGCTAGAAATGTGACCGATGTGGACACGGCTCGCGCATATCCCGTGGGCTCTCCCGGCGCAGCAGAAAGACTACTTGGCGAGTTAGGAGTTCCTACCTGGGCTAACCTGTCGACTAAGGTCAATTCTTGGGCACCTGGTACTCACACTGCGGAAGGAATCCAGCAGAGTGTGGCCCAGTCTCTCGAAGCATTGAAGACGGATAAGGTGGACATCATGTACCTGCATGCACCGGACCGCCATACTCCGTTCGAAGAGACTTGCCGAGCCATGGATGCCGAGTACCGCAAAGGAAAATTTGCCCGCTTTGGCATTAGTAACTACACCGCagatgaggtggaggagatcgTGTCGATTTGTGAGAAGCACGGCTTTGTCAAGCCTAGTGTGTATCAAGGCCGATACAATCCTATCATCCGATCTGGAGAAACGCAGTTGTTTCCTGTACTCAGACGGCATGGGATTAGCTTCTATGCATATAG TCCAGCTGCAGTGGGCCTATTCACAGGAAGGCTCTCGCAGGACCCGAGTCAACTCGCTGGATCGCGATGGGACGACAGT ACTGCATCAGGAAAGATCTATCATGACGCTTATTACAAACCGGCAGTAATTGCAGCAGCCCAGACCGTAGCTGATGCAGGTGCAGCAGCTGGAGTAAGTGGACATGCACTGGCATTGCGATGGACGATCTACCACTCGGCACTGAGCCGTGAACATGGGGATGCTGTGCTTATCGGCGCGTCGAGTCTGTCACAGTTGGTTCAAAACTTGGATGCGGTTGACGCGGGTCCCTTGAATGAAGAACTGGCTAGGTTGGTCAGTAATGTGGGAGATCTTGTAGGAGACGAGGCAGCTGCATACCACGTTTAA
- a CDS encoding argininosuccinate synthase, with protein sequence MATEKPRVCLAYSGGLDTSCILRWLIEEGYEVVCFLGNVGQEEDWAAVEEKALKIGAKKMVIEDLRREFVEELCFPAIQCNAIYEGRYLLGTSLARPVIARAQMRVAQREGCQFVSHGATGKGNDQVRFELAFYAIQPSIKIIAPWRDPKFFKRFAGRNDLLDYAAQTGIPVTSTKAKPWSMDANSAHCSYEAGVLEDPNHTPPADMWTMTADPLNAPNEPADITIQFEQGIPTKLVTPEKTYTDSVELFNALNKLGYTHGVGRIDIVENRFIGLKSRGCYDSPAMTILRAAHLDLEGLVLDGQVRSLRDQFVTHNWSILLYNGYYFSPEREFIENSLKFSQKRVNGEVRVRLYKGSPYILGRSSSTEKLYDAEEASMDSLEDFEPTDTTGFIAISSIRLKKYGLQKAEEGENLSRA encoded by the exons ATGGCTACCGAGAAGCCCCGTGTCTGTCTTGCCTACTCTG GCGGTCTGGATACCAGCTGCATTCTTCGCTGGTTGATCG AGGAGGGCTACGAGGTTGTCTGCTTCCTCGGCAATGTCGGCCAGGAGGAAGACTGGGCCGCTGTTGAGGAGAAGGCCCTCAAGATCGGTgccaagaagatggtgaTTGAGGATCTGCGCCGGGAGTTCGTCGAGGAGCTCTGCTTCCCTGCCATCC AGTGCAATGCCATCTATGAGGGTCGCTACCTCCTGGGAACCAGCTTGGCTCGTCCCGTTATCGCCCGCGCCCAGATGCGTGTCGCTCAGCGTGAAGGCTGCCAGTTTGTCAGCCACGGTGCTACCGGCAAGGGTAACGACCAGGTCCGTTTCGAACTGGCTTTCTATGCCATCCAGCCCTCCATCAAGATCATCGCCCCTTGGCGTGATCCCAAGTTCTTCAAGCGTTTCGCTGGCCGTAACGATCTCCTCGACTATGCCGCCCAGACCGGCATCCCTGTTACCTCCACTAAGGCCAAGCCCTGGTCCATGGACGCCAACTCCGCCCACTGCAGTTACGAGGCCGGTGTTCTGGAGGACCCCAACCACACCCCTCCCGCTGACATGTGGACCATGACCGCCGACCCTCTGAACGCCCCTAACGAGCCTGCCGACATCACCATCCAGTTCGAGCAGGGTATCCCCACTAAGCTCGTCACTCCCGAGAAGACATACACCGACTCCGTTGAGCTCTTCAACGCTCTCAACAAGCTCGGCTACACCCACGGTGTTGGCCGTATTGATATTGTCGAGAACCGCTTCATCGGTCTCAAGAGCCGTGGCTGCTATGACT CCCCTGCTATGACCATCCTCCGCGCCGCCCATCTCGACCTCGAGGGTCTCGTCCTGGACGGCCAGGTCCGCTCTCTCCGTGATCAGTTCGTCACCCACAACTGGTCCATCCTCCTCTACAATGGCTACTACTTCAGCCCCGAGCGTGAGTTCATCGAGAACAGTCTGAAGTTCAGTCAGAAGCGCGTCAACGGTGAGGTCCGTGTGCGCCTCTACAAGGGTAGCCCTTATATCCTTGGTCGCTCCAGCAGCACCGAGAAGCTGTACGATGCCGAGGAGGCTTCCATGGACTCCCTCGAGGACTTCGAGCCTACCGACACCACCGGTTTCATTGCCATCAGCTCCATCCG TCTCAAGAAGTACGGTCTGCAGAAGGCTGAGGAGGGCGAGAACCTCAGCCGGGCTTAG
- a CDS encoding MFS transporter, translating into MRVNNSARRPRNPLLLRTPEELEDDVHKFYDRNNLKDVVDLELLVKGARIAQEPDNLYTLSLTPAEFKAIKDEKESGFWQQSKDLKVTILTTACAAITQGWQQSTINAGSEGWKHDLSPQGEDWTQSHLLLGGFIDAAPWLSGSIIGTWLSDPLQEGNYGRRPALFISAVFCAACVLGTARCVTWQQLLACRVILGIGIGAKASIAPVFAAEAAVDHLRGRLLMMWQLFDTFGVFLGFACDWIVDRQWRVLLGTASIPALILLFLVFLCPESPRFLIRRGDYTGAFVSLRQLRGTDIQAARDLYYIHSQLQVETEMFDGKRPQNWYSEEIYQKKVRETRFLKRIGKLFSHPRNQRACVAAFLVMASQQLCGINVLSFYSSRLFGKTTREKTLDTNGSQQRADVVWLNFGFGLANFLFTIPAYRYIDWRGRRLLLLISLAGMFLSLLAIGLFFRIETYTVRLALVSTFTIGFFTFFYGIGAGPVPFTFSAEVFPLAFREVGMSFSVMVNFLGLGLLVLFVPKLTDALGNYGESKLCFLFMGLNALAFVLVFLFVPSGTAKVGLEEMNEIFNTKMSVHVKEHVVSLGNLCGRQKMDDEPFHLQQFHDPA; encoded by the exons ATGCGCGTAAACAACTCAGCCAGGCG GCCTCGGAACCCGCTGCTACTCAGAACACCAgaggagcttgaagatgaCGTGCACAAGTTCTATGATCGAAACAATCTGAAAGACGTGGTCGACCTTGAGCTGCTTGTCAAAGGAGCCCGAATAGCACAGGAACCCGATAATCTATACACACTCAGCTTAACGCCAGCAGAGTTCAAGGCGATAAAGGATGAAAAGGAGTCGGGCTTTTGGCAACAAAGTAAAGACCTCAAGGTGACCATTTTAACCACAGCATGTGCGGCGATCACCCA AGGCTGGCAGCAGTCCACGATTAATGCGGGTTCAGAAGGCTGGAAGCATGACTTGTCACCCCAAGGAGAAGACTGGACGCAGTCTCATCTATTATTGGGTGGCTTTATTGATGCTGCGCCTTGGTTATCGGGAAGTATTAT TGGAACCTGGTTGAGTGATCCTCTCCAAGAGGGCAATTATGGGAGGCGCCCAGCACTGTTCATTTCAGCCGTTTTTTGTGCTGCTTGTGTACTTG GTACCGCTCGCTGTGTGACATGGCAGCAGCTTCTTGCTTGTCGAGTGATACTCGGTATTGGG ATCGGCGCGAAGGCGTCAATCGCCCCCGTTTTTGCCGCAGAGGCAGCGGTTGACCATCTGCGCGGacggttgttgatgatgtggCAGTTGTTCGATACTTT TGGtgtctttcttggcttcgcCTGCGATTGGATTGTCGATCGCCAATGGAGGGTGCTTCTAGGGACAGCGTCTATTCCCGCTCTtatcctcctcttcctcgtctttctTTGTCCCGAATCCCCGCGGTTTCTTATCCGTAGAGGAGATTATACCGGGGCATTCGTGAGCCTCCGACAGCTACGAGGCACAGACATCCAGGCTGCGAGAGACCTTTATTATATCCATAGTCAACTACAAGTCGAAACGGAGATGTTTGATGGGAAGAGACCACAGAACTGGTATAGTGAAGAGATATACCAAAAGAAGGTCCGAGAGACCCGTTTCCTCAAGCGGATTGGAAAGCTTTTCAGCCATCCACGCAACCAAAGGGCATGTGTGGCTGCGTTTTTGGTAATGGCGTCACAACAACTGTGTGGT ATCAACGTTCTCTCGTTTTACTCTTCTCGACTCTTCGGTAAAACCACGCGGGAGAAAACACTGGATACAAATGGTTCCCAGCAACGTGCGGATGTAGTTTGGCTTAACTTTG GATTCGGCTTGGCGaacttcctcttcactaTTCCTGCGTATCGATACATTGATTGGCGTGGGcgtcggcttcttctcctcatctcACTCGCGGGAATGTTTCTCAGTCTACTTGCTATTGGGCTTTTTTTCCGAATCGAAACCTACACAGTCAGGCTGGCCCTCGTATCAACTTTTACCATCGGCTTCTTTACATTCTTCTATGGTATCGGTGCGGGACCAGTCCCTTTCACCTTCAGTGCCGAAGTCTTTCCACTTGCGTTCCGTG AAGTCGGCATGAGCTTCAGCGTTATGGTCAATTTCCTGGGTCTGGGGCTTCTGGTACTATTTGTACCCAAATTGACCGATGCTTTGGGCAACTACGGAGAATCCAAATTATGTTTTTTGTTCAT GGGACTCAATGCGCTGGCTTTTGTTCTCGTCTTTCTGTTC GTTCCCAGTGGCACTGCAAAAGTGGGCCTGGAAGAAATGAACGAAATAT TTAACACAAAAATGTCTGTCCACGTCAAGGAGCATGTCGTTAGCCTGGGTAACCTATGTGGCCGACAAAAGATGGACGATGAAcctttccatctccagcaATTTCATGATCCTGCTTAG
- a CDS encoding putative endopolygalacturonase I (endopolygalacturonase C) gives MHFQLLGLAALGSLAAAAPAPSRTSELVERGSSCTFTSAAQASASAKSCSNIVLKNIAVPAGETLDLSKAKDGATITFEGTTTFGYKEWKGPLIRFGGNKITVTQAAGAVIDGQGSRWWDGKGTNGGKTKPKFIYAHKLQSSTIKGLHVKNSPVQVFSVQGNDVHLTDITIDNSDGDNNGGHNTDAFDVSESNGVYITGANVKNQDDCLAINSGENIEFTGATCSGGHGISIGSIGNRDSNTVKNVKVADSTVVDSDNGIRIKTISGATGSVSGVTYENITLKNIKKNGIVIEQDYKNGGPTGKPTTGVPITDLTVNGVTGSVASKATPVYILCGKGSCSDWTWKGVSISGGKKSDKCQNIPSGASC, from the exons ATGCATTTCCAACTTCTCGGCCTCGCCGCCCTCGGCTCTCTCGCCGCTGCTGCTCCCGCCCCTTCTCGCACCTCTGAACTGGTTGAGAGAGGCTCTTCTTGCACTTTCACCTCCGCTGCTCAGGCCTCTGCGAGCGCCAAGAGCTGCTCCAACATCGTCCTCAAGAACATCGCTGTCCCTGCTGGAGAGACTCTTGACCTGTCCAAGGCCAAGGACGGTGCCACC ATCACCTTCGAGGGCACCACCACCTTCGGCTACAAGGAATGGAAGGGACCCCTGATCCGCTTCGGTGGTAACAAAATCACCGTCACCCAGGCCGCCGGCGCTGTCATTGACGGCCAGGGCTCCCGCTGGTGGGACGGCAAGGGCACCAACGGTGGCAAGACCAAGCCCAAGTTCATCTACGCCCACAAGCTCCAGTCCTCGACCATCAAGGGTTTGCACGTTAAGAACTCCCCCGTCCAGGTCTTCAGCGTCCAGGGTAACGACGTCCACCTGACCGACATCACCATCGACAACTCGGATGGTGATAACAATGGTGGTCACAACACCGATGCTTTCGACGTTAGCGAGAGTAACGGTGTCTACATCACCGGTGCCAATGTCAAGAACCAGGATGACTGCCTGGCCATCAACTCTGGTGAG AACATCGAATTCACCGGCGCTACCTGCTCCGGCGGTCACGGTATCTCCATCGGTTCCATCGGTAACCGCGACAGCAACACCGTCAAGAACGTCAAGGTTGCCGACTCCACCGTCGTCGACTCCGACAACGGTATCCGTATCAAGACCATCTCTGGTGCTACCGGCTCTGTCAGCGGCGTGACCTACGAGAACATCACCCTCAAGAACATCAAGAAGAACGGTATCGTCATCGAGCAGGACTACAAGAACGGTGGCCCCACCGGCAAGCCCACCACCGGTGTCCCCATCACTGACCTCACTGTCAACGGTGTCACTGGCTCCGTTGCCAGCAAGGCCACCCCCGTCTACATCCTCTGCGGCAAGGGCAGCTGCTCTGACTGGACCTGGAAGGGTGTCAGCATCTCCGGTGGCAAGAAGTCTGATAAGTGCCAGAACATTCCTTCTGGCGCTTCTTGCTAA
- a CDS encoding major facilitator superfamily domain-containing protein: MPDEEKNKQPEPAAGRETYPLMDMGNGIVGWESQDDPLNPRNYPPSRKWFQLATVSIITFISPFASSVFAPGVSLADQEFGNTSSIRSSFAVTAYLFGYFSGPLVLSPLSEVCGRRITLNAATSIFVLFQIGCALAPNLSALIVFRFFTGFGGSGCLTIGGGVIADLFEAEQRGLALSFFSFGPLFAPVIGPICGGYIAQRAGWRWTFWVLVIVGGTLTGIVMVTNRETNPTVLIRRKTVALRKELNRPELRSCYEMEGETRGPATLLLRTSTRVIKLLATSPIVLIMALYIASVYGCLYLLFTTITSVFQNQYGWSVETSGLAYIGLGLGFFAGQVVFALTSDRILIRLKRRNNNILEPEMRLPLCLPFALFVPISFFWYGWSVQEKTHWIVPIIGLFPFAFGIIGIFGTLQAYIIDSYPRYAASGIGALTVTRSLFGALLPLAGPPMYEKLGYGWGNSLLGFVTLAMVLLPILFRRIGASLRQKFTVDLE, translated from the exons ATGCctgacgaagaaaagaataaacaGCCT GAACCGGCAGCTGGTCGGGAGACATATCCGCTGATGGACATGGGAAATGGCATAGTTGGATGGGAGAGTCAGGACGACCCGTTAAATCCCAG AAACTACCCTCCGTCTCGCAAATGGTTCCAGTTAGCGACAGTTAGCATCATCACGTTCATTAG CCCATTTGCGTCATCGGTATTCGCACCCGGTGTCAGTCTTGCCGATCAAGAATTCGGGAACACATCCTCCATACGCAGCTCTTTTGCGGTAACAGCGTATCTCTTCGGCTATTTT AGTGGTCCCTTGGTTCTATCTCCACTCAGTGAGGTATGTGGTCGTCGAATCACGTTGAACGCGGCCACGTCGATCTTTGTGCTGTTTCAAATCGGCTGTGCCCTTGCGCCCAATCTCTCGGCCTTGATCGTCTTTCGTTTCTTCACTGGCTTTGGAGGATCCGGCTGTCTAACCATTGGAGGCGGCGTGATTGCCGACCTTTTCGAGGCGGAGCAACGCGGACTGGCCTTGTCCTTTTTCTCGTTCGGTCCGTTATTCGCACCAGTAATAGGACCAATTTGCGGGGGATACATTGCGCAACGTGCGGGGTGGCGATGGACATTCTGGGTGCTGGTCATCGTAGGGGGCACGCTGACCGGTATAGTCATGGTGACCAACCGAGAGACCAACCCGACCGTGCTCATCAGGCGGAAGACAGTGGCCCTGCGCAAGGAGTTGAACCGCCCCGAGCTTCGCAGCTGTTATGAGATGGAAGGCGAGACACGCGGGCCAGCGACTCTCTTGTTGAGAACATCCACCCGGGTCATCAAACTGTTGGCCACCTCGCCCATCGTACTGATCATGGCCCTCTATATTGCGTCAGTTTATGGCTGTCTCTATCTTCTGTTCACCACTATCACATCAGTCTTCCAGAACCAGTATGGTTGGAGTGTAGAAACGAGTGGTCTCGCATATATCGGTTTGGGGCTAGGCTTTTTCGCGGGCCAGGTAGTGTTCGCTCTCACAAGCGATCGGATCCTTATCCGACTGAAACGACGGAATAATAACATACTGGAACCCGAAATGCGTCTCCCGTTGTGCTTGCCATTTGCACTCTTCGTGCCGATCTCCTTTTTCTGGTATGGCTGGTCTGTTCAGGAAAAGACACATTGGATCGTTCCCATTATCGGACTGTTTCCCTTCGCCTTCGGCATAATCGGCATCTTTGGCACGCTGCAGGCATATATTATTGACTCTTACCCTCGCTATGCGGCATCCGGTATTGGAGCATTGACAGTTACTCGGTCCCTCTTCGGTGCATTACTGCCCTTGGCAGGACCGCCGATGTACGAAAAGCTGGGATACGGTTGGGGGAATTCGCTCCTAGGCTTTGTGACACTGGCGATGGTCTTGCTGCCTATCCTTTTTCGTCGCATCGGTGCATCTCTCCGACAGAAGTTCACAGTTGATCTAGAATAG